The Pseudorca crassidens isolate mPseCra1 chromosome 3, mPseCra1.hap1, whole genome shotgun sequence genome includes the window tatactaaaagtcactgaattgtagactttaaacgagtgaattgtatggtatgtgaattacatctcattAAACCTgtcttttaaaaggaataaaacagaaattattcttgtcatgataaaaaaaatcccaaaacatGGCAGGCCTAATAACCCTTAGACTGCCTTTTTGGGAAATAACTTTCCAATAATTTGAAAGTTTCAAAAACACATGTCCTCAGGCTTAGGTGTtggaaagaagaggaagtaaTCTACTCTTTAATAAGGCGTTGATAAAATACTCTCTTTAGAACCATCACTGATTGCAATTTTGCAGTGTCCACTCATCTGTAATTCTATAACATGTACCATGAAAATAATGTACTTGTGAAACTGTTCCcatattatttcagaaatattttgcttctaaatttatattcttctcagcttaaatgttaattaaattattttatttaattattcaccCTGAACAGCTTTAAACAGTCAACATAATGAAAGTTTGCTCTTAGTACTCTTCCTGTGTAACAACACAGCTCTCTCTGAACTCATAAAAACCACAAGAAAATAGAACTAAGTGTTTCATATTACAGAACACGGTTGACACAGCCTATGTGTTACATTTAGGAGAATTTTGCATCCAACGTTAAACCAGAAAAGATAAGACATAGTAAGAACGCATGGTGGCGCTGCAGGTTAAGGTGGTGAGAAACAGAATTGCAGACGTAGCTCCAGGATCCAGCCAGTTTCACACTGCCTGGAAGCTGAAGAACAGCTTTCTCAGTCAGAGCACAATGTGCGTGAAACCTCTTTAAAACTGTATTTAGAGACATAGTTTTGACCTGCTATACTGCAGGACCGGACTACCAGGATCCTGGGCATATATGAAGCTCCTGCGAACTCAGTTTTCAGGAAAGAGCAATGGAGATTGGATGGATGCACAATCCGAGACAAAGGCAAGTcctagttttctttgttttgctgaGCATGTATGGGGCGAGCGCAGAGTTGGGGCCCTATTCAGtagtggaagaaacagaaagaggcTCCGTTGTGGCAAATGTAGGAAAAGACCTGGGGCTGGGGTTGACAGAGATGTCCACCCGCGGTGCCCGGATCATTTCCCAGTGGAACAAAGAGCATTTGCAGCTCAAGGTTCAGACTGGGGATTTGCTCATAAATGACAAACTAGATCGAGAGAAGCTATGCGGTCCGAGTGAGCCTTGCATACTACATTTCCAAGTATTAATGGAAAAACCGTTAGAGATATTTCAGGCAGAACTGAGAGTGAAAGACATAAATGACCATTCCCCCGTGTTCACTGAAAGAGAAATGTTTCTAAAAATACCGGAAAACAGTCCTATAGGAATTTCATTCCCTCTGAGTAATGCTCTGGACTTGGATGTAGGCAGCAACAATGTTCAGAACTATAAAATCAGCCCCAACTCCCATTTCCGGGTTCTAACCCAAAATCGCAGCGATGGCAGAAAATACCCTGAGCTGGTGTTGGACAAAGAGCTGGATCGGGAGGAGGAGCCTGAAATCTCATTAACCCTGACAGCGCTGGATGGCGGCTCTCCGCCTCGGTATGGAACAGCCCAGGTGCGCATTGAAGTGGTGGACACTAACGATAACGCCCCTGAGTTTGAGCAGTCCCTCTACAAGGTGCATATTCCCGAAGACAGCCCCGTAGGCTCCCTGGTTGTCACTGTCTCTGCCAGCGATGTAGACAGTGGAGTCTATGGGAAAATATCATACGCATTCTTTCAGCCTTCAGAAGATATTAGTAAAACTTTGGAGGTAAATCCTATGACAGGTGAAATTCGACTGAgaaaaaaagttgattttgaaaCAGTTCTGTCTTATGAAGTAGACATCAAGGCCACTGATGGGGGAGGTCTTTCAGGAAAATGCACTCTTCTCCTGCAAGTAGTGGATGTGAATGACAATCCTCCAGAAGTGACAGTGTCTGCACTCACCACTCCCATCCCAGAGAACTCCCCTGACATTGTAGTTGCTGTTTTCAGTGTTTCAGATCCTGACTCTGGGGACAATGGGAAAACTATTTCCTCCATCCAGGATgaccttccttttcttctaaaaCCGTCAGTCAAGAACTTTTACACCTTAGTAACCCAGAAAACACTAGATAGAGAAGAAAGAGCCGAGTACAATATCACCATCACCGTCACAGATATGGGAACCCCCAGGCTGAAAACCGAGCACAACATAACCGTGCTGGTGTCCGACGTCAACGACAACGCCCCCGCCTTCAACCAGACCTCCTACACCCTGTCCGTCCGCGAGAACAACAGTCCCGCCCTGCACATCGGCAGCGTCCGCGCCACAGACAGAGACGCGGGCGCCAACGCCCAGGTCACCTATTCGCTGCTGCCGCCCCTCGACGCGCACGTGCCCCTGGCCTCCCTGGTGTCCATCAACCCGGACAACGGCCACCTGTTCGCCCTGAGGTCCCTGGACTACGAGGCCCTGCGGGCGTTCGAGTTCCGCGTGGGCGCCGCCGACCGCGGCTCGCCCGCGCTCAGCAGCCAGGCGCTGGTGCGCGTGCTCGTAGTGGACGACAACGACAACGCGCCCTTCGTGCTTTACCCGCTGCAGAACGCCTCGGCGCCCTGCACCGAGCTGGTGCCCAGGGCGGCCGAGGCGGGCTACCTGGTGACCAAGGTGGTGGCGGTGGACGGCGACTCGGGCCAGAACGCCTGGCTGTCGTACCAGCTGCTCAAGGCCACGGAGCCCGGGCTGTTCGGCGTGTGGGCGCACAACGGCGAGGTGCGCACGGCCCGGCTGCTGAGCGAGCGCGACGCGGCCAAGCACAGGCTGCTGGTGCAGGTCAAGGACAACGGCGAGCCGCCGCTCTCGGCCAGCGTCACGCTGCACGTGCTGCTGGTGGACGGCTTCTCGCAGCCCTACCTGCCGGCCCCGGAAGCGGAAGCGGCGAACATGGCCCCAGCCGCCCCGCTCACCGTCTACCTGGTGGTCGCCTTGGCGTCGGTGTCGTCGCTCTTCGTCTTCTCGGTGCTGGTGTTCGTCGCGGTGCGGCTGTGCAGGAGGGGCGGGGCGGCCTCGGTGGGTCGCTGCTCGGTGCCCGAGGGCCCCTTTCCGGGCCACCTGGTGGACGTCAGCGGCACGGGGACCCTGTCCCAGAGCTACCAGTACGAGGTGTGTCTGACGGGAGGCTCTGAGAGTAATGACTTCAAATTCTTGAAGCCGATTCTCCCCAACCTCCCGCCCCAATGCCCtgggaaggaaacagaagaaaatcgTACCTTCTACAACAGCTTTGGGTTCAATATTCAGTGACCATAATTAACTTTTATATCTCATAGGTATGTTGTTTTGTGGCACTTCCATACCAACATTATTTCCCCCaaaatgtgtgtgtttgaagTTTTACTGATGTTAGTTTTATATTTTCGCATGTTCTACCCACCTTTACTTTTAAGTGAATGTTTATCTTTACCTGTGGTTGTAGTTAGATAGCAATTTATTCTCTAACCAAGGAGGTCTTAATTTGTAATTAATTTGCCTCCTTAAATAATAAGACCAAATCAGTTTTTGCTCATGGCCCTCTCTCCAGTTGAACTTTCATTCACAATTATGCTTATGATAAAATAAAGCAGACCACTTTCAAAGTATTTCAAGGGTTCaagtatttcttcattttctttctttcttgcggTTTTTCTTGTGGTTGAATAATGGTTGCTATTCAGAAATgtcattctttctttaaattcacCACTCTtttagttaacattttaaaatgtttattactgCTGAAAATATACCTGAAAAATCATGTCCTATGATACAATCATAAACACCTTGTTAGAATGGGGCAGAAGGCAATTTTCTTAGTGTCTCTTCTTTACTCATCCTGGAGGGTTATTCTGAAGACACATTAATATTGTGGTCACCCACAGAATACTGGAATATGAAGTTATAATTTTCCAGATGTCTCATTAATGTTACAAAGGTATGATGCAACCTAGTTGAATACAGGCTCCCAAGTAATCATTTGTTTATTGTAGAGTGGACTTGTTTGCTAATGTGTATAATTTTTTGCCTCCTGTGTTATCCCagaatttaatatatatacactggGCActaattttcaaactttaaaaaatcacaggcaactgaaaaattatattgaatatattatgtAACATACATGTTTTAtatgaaagaaatgttttgtgAACAGTGCTTAGCTTTTTTGTGATACAATCTGAAATTGCCTGTATTATCACattctgtttaattttcaaatgtggTCATGAtccactaaattgatttcatgacctACTAATGGGTAGCAATCCAAAGTTTCAAAACCACTTTTCTCAGATATTTGTAGAGTGCTGAAAAGTATGAAAAGATAGTCCTTTAACATTCTAATTTTCGAACTTTTTTCAAGTCATTGTAGGAGGAAGTTTTGTTTCATGCTGTACAAGCACCAACCAACCACTCTTGCCTTTAGTAACCTGACTATATTACAGAAGAGAAAGCCTTCATTGTTGGGGGAGGATCTTTCCAATGAATTTCATCAAAAAGTCTAAAGTCTGTGTGTTGTGGAAGGAAAATGTAGATGAGCAAAATGAGTAAGGGTATAGAAGGAAAGgaagtgtgtgtgagagagagagagtaggcaTGAGAAAGAGGAGGTGCATGAGGGTGAGTAAAATGATTGCTTTTATGCCTGAGGTGGGACCACAGACTGGAGTCAATGCCACGCACTGCCTCTTGAAGATATTCTAATCTTAACATTATAGAGGGGCTGGGTATTAGTTAATGATGCCTGGAAGTCAAACCTCTTGCTCTAACATATCCAAAATAATCTAATGTTTACAGCCCTTGAATGCTAAAATTTCACCACCAGTTCTTTTGAACTGTGTGGACTGATTAATTACTCTTTGAATTCAAGAAAAATGGAGGGAACAAAAGTCCCTCCATGCAGGCTAACTAAattctaattttctattttcagaaGTGGAACTTGGAGTAAGTTCTTCTTCCCTAAATGAAAGCTTCCTTACATAGAGAACAAAAACTCATattaattaatcaaaattaaGTATTAAGGTTACCTCCTGTGTTTACTGTTCTTAGTGGGGAAAAGATGGAGGACTACTAGCTTAAAGAGATATACAGTTATAGCTGTCAACAACCAAGGTGGGAGTGTTCTAGCAGCTTGTTTCCCCAGTAAGCTTGGTCTCTCTCATCTAtaatgggggaaggggaaagagcAGTTTAAACAGCTCAGGCAGAAAATCTAACAGAGAAAAGGACGAGGTACTTGTCCTCTTGCTTAGAGTTTTTCCAGCTATCTGAACAGGAGGACTTGCCTATTTCTGGAAAGAACTATGTGTTTCCTGACTCTAATGGAGAGAGGCCAGGCCTTCAGGAGCTCAGATGCCCAGATATAAGTAAACCAACCAGTTATCTTACAATGTATTGCTAAAAATAGATTTTGCTCTTATGCTTCAGATACCTTATTTATAGTTAAATATAAACCAGTGCATAGGAATCCAACTGTATCAGCCAATTTTATATTAAAGGACTATAAGTTGTCCAATGGGAAGAGGTCACTTACAAAACGGAGATGCAAGAGACTGCTCAGCCTCCCAGAAATGATTTTCTTGAAAACCCTTACCAATAAGAACAAAATAACACTTTAGGTTGGAATTTGCCAAGAGTATGGGAAAGAAAGGACATAAGGACATTTTCACTTACAAACAcattgttttcctcatttcctttctaCTTCAAGTCCCTATCCTACCACTGCATTCCTGCATCCACTGATTAATCTAACATGGCCTCTCAGTCCTCTCTTCCAGTTGTCATTAGTGCCTTGGCTACATGCTGTACTTTTTCACTACCCAGAACTGTTCTTTCTATGAAATATGGTTTCAGATCTCTCCCTCTGAGAACACAACCTTCTATGCCTTTAGCCCTCTCATCTTGCTACTCCTATCACATCTTGTCTTTGACCTTGTCATGACCTCCATTCCATGATGCTACTACCACCTATCAACCCCCTCCTGTTGTAATTTCCTTCCCATCCAGCTGACTCCCTGTTTAGCACTCCCAATCACTTCATGCTCATATTCTCAATTCTCTTGTTCAACTTGCCTTCACTCTAGGATTTCCTTCACCACCTGATGAAACTCCACGTGAGATGAATATAGTTATCTCTTTTCTCTTACACCCGGGATGCTGCACTCTATAAGACAAACTTAGAAAATTACCAATACTATTGCCACTAAGTTTATCACACCCAAACTTAATTGGGCTTTCAAGATCAAGAtatctttttgtattttcctaatcagctttctcttttattctccaTAACAACTACTTCAAACCTACTTATCTTACCTTAAACTACTCACCCTACTACTTACACACCCCTTTTAGCAGACGAACTTGCTTAATACcttaaagagaaaacagaatccatCAGATGGGAATTATCTCAATTTCCTGTCCCCAAACCTATACTCTTGATAGCATATGTACTTGGAAAATTTCCTCTGCTGAGGTCCCTTCCACCTAAGTCCAATCCCTTCATATATAGGATCCCTGGATCCTATTTTGACCACTTTCTAGGGGCTTCACATTGATTACATCCTTTCTTGTGTATCTTAATTTTCTGCCTCTTTACTCAATACTGCAAAttagcatttaaaaacatttctctaGGCTTAAAAAACCCTCCTGAGTCTAAATTCTCCTCCAGATACCAATCTACTTCTTTCTTTTGCAGCTAAATTTCTCAAAAGGATTGACATTTTTATTTCGTTATCCCTCTCACTTTTCATCCCAGTGAAATCTAATTTTTATCACAACCACTCTACTGAAAACTGCTATTGTAAAGCTCATCAAAGATTTGTGTATAAGTTAGGTAAGGTTACACTACTGAAATAGAGCAGCACAACTACACAGTGGCTTGTAAAAGTATGTATCTCTTTCTTGTACCAGCCACAATGTAAATGATTGGGTAGATAGGGCCGCTTTGCTCCTCATGGTCCTTCTGGAACCAAAATTTGTTCCAAGTAATTCCTCTTACATTCCCTGTTTCAGTGTATAATCTATATGACTTGTAGCTGGGTCACTGCCACATCTGGGTTCTAGCTGGCTAGGAGGgaagagacacatacagatgtCTTCCATTCCAGACCCAGAggtaacaaataaaaattctgttcACAATCTGTGAGAACTTAATTAGCCACACCTAACTACAAGGAAGGCTGAGTCACCATGTGCCTGGGTACAGTTCTATTACTATATAGAAAAGGAGAACAGATTTTGGCAGACATCTATCAGACTCCTCCACAATGACCATCTTCTTAAATCCAATGGAccattttaatacttatttttcttgAGTTTTCTGAAGGATTTGCTACTGTTGATCTTCCTCATCTCCTTGAAATGCTATTTGCTTTTAGTTTGATGATTCTGAACTCTGCatcttccttgtctttttttaaaaaatgcttcctgggcttccctggtggcgcagtggttgagagtccgcctgccgatgcaggggacacgggttcgtgccccggtccaggaagatcccacatgccgcggagcgcctgggcccgtgggccatggccgctgagcctgcgcgtccggagcctgtgctcctcaacgggagaggccacaacagtgagaggcccacgtactgcaaaaaaaaaaaaaaaaaaaaaatgcttccttACCTCTCCTTTAAATGAAGATGTTTCTGAGAGTTCTGTGCTAAGCCTCTTCTATTCTTATTTGACACACTTTTGCTTGGTTCTCGTAGAGATCTCATGGTTTCAAACACCAtacacaggcatacctcattttattgcactttattGCATTTTGCAGATATTGTGTGTTTTTACAAACTGAAAGTTTTTACAAATTCAAAGCCCTGCAATGAGCATATCTATCGACACCATTTTTCcaaagcatttgctcactttacgtctctgtgtcacattttggtaattctcacaatatttcaaacttttcattttattatatttgttataataaaacaaatataatggtgatctgtgatcagtgatctttgatgttactattgtaattgtttggggGGGCACCATGAACTATACCCATATAAGACAGTGAACTTAATAGATaaatgtgtgttctgactgctctacCAACTAGATGTTCCCcatctttttccctctccttgggcctccctattccctgagacacaacaatattgaaaataggccagttaagggacttccctggtggcgcagtggttaagaatccacctgccaatgcaggggacacgggtttgatccctggtctgggaggatcccacatgccacgaagcaactaagcctgtgtgccacaactactaagcctgcgctctagagcccgcaagccacaactactgaaacccacgtgcctagagccctgctccacaacaagagaagccaccacacgaGAAGcctgagaagcccgtgtacctcaacgaagagtagccccggctcgccgcaactagagaaagccctcacgcagcaatgaagacccaactcagccaaaaataaaataaattaattaaaaaaatttttttaagaaaataggcCAGTTAATAATCCTACAATTTGCcttaagtgttcaagtgaaaggaagagtcacatgtcTCTCACCTTAAATCAAAAGACAGAAATGATTAAACTTAGTGAAAAAGGCATGCTGAAAGCCAAGACaagctgaaagctaggcctccgGCACCAAACAGCCAAGTGTGAACGCAAAGGacaagttcttgaaggaaattaagagTGCTACTCCAgagaacacatgaatgataaagtgaaacagccttattacTGATATGGAGAAGGTTTTAGTGACCTGGATAGAACATCAAACCAGATACAACATTGCTTTAAGACAAAGCTTAATACAGAACAAGGCCccaactctcttcaattctatgaaggctgagagaagtgaggaagaagtagaagaaaaatttgaagctagcagaggctggttcatgaggtttaaggaaagaagctgtctcTAGGATGtgaaagtgcaaggtgaagcaggttctgatgtagaagctgcagcaagttatcagGAAGATCTAGTTAAGATAATTCATGAAGTTGGCTACACTATATCACAGATTTTCAATGTCAATGAAATAGTCTTAATATGGAAGAAGATGCCATATAGggctttcatagctagagagtaGAAGTAGGCGCCTTGCTTCAAagtttcaaaggacaggctgactcttttgttaggggctaatgccgctggtgactttaagttgaagccaatgcttatTGACCATTacgaaaatcctagggcccttaagaattatgctaaagcTACTCCGCCTGTGCTCTTTAAACTGAACAACAAAGCCTGGGTAACAGCACACTTGTTTACAACATAGTTTACTgagtattttaagcccactgttgagatctAGTGCTcagaaaaagattcctttcaaaatattactgctcatcgACAATGcatctggtcacccaagagctctgatggagatgtacaaccagattaatgttgttttcatgcctgctaacacaacatccattctgcagcccatggatcaaggaatcattttgactttcaagtcttactatttaagaaataaatatcatAAGGCTTTGGCTGCCAAAGATAGTGATTTCTCTAATGGATCTGGGCAAAGGAAACTGAAAACCTTTTGGAACAGATTCACCATTCTGGATGCCATTAGAatttcatgattcatgggaagagatcaaaatatcaatattaaagaGTTTGGAAGAAATTGATTTCAACCCtcatgactttgaggggttcaagacttcagtggaggaagtaacttcagttgtggtggaaatagcaagagaactagaattagaagtggagcctgaagatgtgattgAACTGCTGCAATCTCATGGTAAAACTTTCtcatggatgaggagttgcttcttatggatgagcaaagaaagtggtttcttgagatgaaatCTACTCCTGGGGAAAATGCTGTGAAGATtactgaaatgacaacaaaggatttagaatattacataaacttagttgataaagtagcagcagagtttgagaggattgactccaattttgaaagaagttctactgtgggtaaaatgctatcaaacagcattacGTGCTACAGAGAAACTGTTCATGAAAGGAAGGCTCCATCgatgcagcaaacttcattgttgccttattttaagaaattgccacagctactccaaccttcagcaaccatcatcctgatcagtcagcagccatcaacatcaaggcaagaccTTCCATCAGCAAAACCATTACGACTTGCTGAAGTCTCAGAtgatagttaacattttttagcaataaagtatttttaagttaaggtatgtacattttatttttacacataatgctattgcacacttaatagattacagtatagtgtaaacataacttttatatgcattgggaaacaaaaaaatttgtgattcactttattgagatactcgctttattgcagtggtctggaatggAACCCAACATATCTCTGGGGTATGCCTGTACATGCTGATGAATCTCAAAGTCCATATCTCCAGCCcagatttgttttctgtgtttcagttatatatgtgtacacacacacacacacacacacacacacacacacacacacacacacacattccacaGGCACTTACCTCAATATCAACATGTCCCAAACTAactttatctttttctatttcaatcttggttgttgtttttttctgccAGCATTCCCTGTCTTAGTGAATGATGCACTAACCATCAGTACCCAACCCAGAGAGGTGTTCATTATCTTTGAGtctttccactttttctcccCATGCAAGCCATCAATCACTGGGTCTTAAATATTTGTATCTTCTAAATATCTTTCTAATCACCCCGCTTCTCCTTATCGACACTAGTATTACCTTCATCCAGGCTACCAtcacctcctaactggtctctctgaTTCCAGTTATTCCCCCTGAAACTGATTATCATACTTCAGccaattttgatttttcaaaactgCAGGTATAATTATGTTAATCAACTGTTTAAGATCCTACATTGTATTATAAGTGCCTttaggataaattttaaaatgcatg containing:
- the LOC137221789 gene encoding protocadherin beta-16, translated to MEIGWMHNPRQRQVLVFFVLLSMYGASAELGPYSVVEETERGSVVANVGKDLGLGLTEMSTRGARIISQWNKEHLQLKVQTGDLLINDKLDREKLCGPSEPCILHFQVLMEKPLEIFQAELRVKDINDHSPVFTEREMFLKIPENSPIGISFPLSNALDLDVGSNNVQNYKISPNSHFRVLTQNRSDGRKYPELVLDKELDREEEPEISLTLTALDGGSPPRYGTAQVRIEVVDTNDNAPEFEQSLYKVHIPEDSPVGSLVVTVSASDVDSGVYGKISYAFFQPSEDISKTLEVNPMTGEIRLRKKVDFETVLSYEVDIKATDGGGLSGKCTLLLQVVDVNDNPPEVTVSALTTPIPENSPDIVVAVFSVSDPDSGDNGKTISSIQDDLPFLLKPSVKNFYTLVTQKTLDREERAEYNITITVTDMGTPRLKTEHNITVLVSDVNDNAPAFNQTSYTLSVRENNSPALHIGSVRATDRDAGANAQVTYSLLPPLDAHVPLASLVSINPDNGHLFALRSLDYEALRAFEFRVGAADRGSPALSSQALVRVLVVDDNDNAPFVLYPLQNASAPCTELVPRAAEAGYLVTKVVAVDGDSGQNAWLSYQLLKATEPGLFGVWAHNGEVRTARLLSERDAAKHRLLVQVKDNGEPPLSASVTLHVLLVDGFSQPYLPAPEAEAANMAPAAPLTVYLVVALASVSSLFVFSVLVFVAVRLCRRGGAASVGRCSVPEGPFPGHLVDVSGTGTLSQSYQYEVCLTGGSESNDFKFLKPILPNLPPQCPGKETEENRTFYNSFGFNIQ